Part of the Solwaraspora sp. WMMA2065 genome is shown below.
TGCGGATGGCGTCGGCGATCGCCGCCGTCATCTCCTGCTGGCCGGGCCTAGCCGCGCCGCCGGGGACCGCGCCGACCGCGGCGGCGAGCAACTGGGCGGCGCTCGGCCGACCGGTGCCGGAGCGGCCGGCCGGGCGCGGCGGGGCCGCCGGAGCGGACGCGGTGCTGGTGGTCGTCGCAGGGGTCACCCGGTGACAGTACCGATCACCACCGTCGTCCTCGGCGGTCATCCACAGCGTGCCGGCCGGTGTTGCCCGGTGACGCCCGGTGACGCCCGGGCGCTGGCGCCGGCACTGGGGCGTCACCTGCACGTTGCCTTCCGGTGGGCGGCCATCCGTTAAGGTGCGACACATGTCCAGCGATGTCGTACGGGTGGTCTATCGCAAGTACGACGGTTCGGCCCACCGGGACTATCCGGCCCGCCGGTTGACTGAGGACGAGGTCGGCGTGTGGCTCGGCGTGCCCCGGGGCACCGAGTCGATCTACCACGGTCGCCCGTCGGTGGAGCAGATCCCGTTCGTCCTGCTGGTGCCGCGTGAGCAGTGGTGGACCTGCATGTTCAACCCGCCGCCGCGCACCAGTGAGGTCTACTGCGACATCGCCAGCCCGGCCCGCTGGGAGGACGAGTCCACCGTACACCTCATTGATCTTGATCTTGATGTGGTGCGGCGTCGGGCGACCGGCCTCGTGGAGCTGCGCGACGAGGACGAGTTCGCCGAGCACCGGGTGCGGTACGGCTACCCGGAGGACGTGGTGGAGTCGGCCTGGGCCGCCGCCCGCTGGTTGCAGGACGCGCTCGGCGACGGCACCGAGCCGTTCGCCTCGGCCTACCGGAAGTGGCTGGCGCTGGTCTGCTGACCCGACCGGCTGGTCGGCCGGCCGATCCGGTGGTCGGCCGGGTAGCGGTCGGCTGGTCGGCCGGGGGCCGGCTGGGCGATGATCGGCTGATGACTGCTGACCTGTACGAGCCACCTGTCCGGGAACTGCTACGGGTCGGCGCCGGCCGGCCGCTCGACCTGTCCGCGATCGACCCGAGGTCGACGCCGGGGCTGCCGGCGCTGTCGGTGACCGGGCCGGACCGCAAGTCGTGGGCCCGCGCCGAGGTCCGCCGCATCGGCGACGAACTGGCCGAGCAGCAGGAGATGCTGCACGCCCAGGCGGTCGCCGGCGACGCGGCCGGCCGGCGGGTGCTGCTGGTGCTGCAGGCGATGGACTGCGGCGGCAAGGGCGGCGCGGTGAAGCGGGTGGCCGGCGCGATGAACCCGCTCGGCCTGCGGATCCGGGCCTTCGGGCCGCCTACCGAGGAGGAGCTGGCGCACCACTTCCTGTGGCGGATCCGCCGGGCGTTGCCGGACGCCGGCCAGGTCGGGGTGTTCGATCGGTCACACTACGAGGACGTGCTGGTCGTACGGGTCGAGTCGCTGGTGCCGGAGGAGACCTGGCGGGCCCGCTACGACGAGATCAACGAATTCGAGGCCGGGCTGGTCGACGAGGGGTTCGTGCTGATCAAGGTGTTCCTGCACATCTCGTACGCGGAGCAGCGGGAGCGGCTGTTGTCCCGGTTGACCGATCCGACCAAGCACTGGAAGTACCACCCGGGCGATGTGGACGCGCGCAGCAAGTGGCCGGACTACCAGGCCGCGTACACGGAGGCGTTGAGCCGGTGCGCCACGGACGCCGCGCCCTGGTTCGTGGTGCCGGCCGACCGCAAGTGGTACCGGGACTGGGCGCTGGCGCACCTGCTCCGGGAGCACTTCGCGGATCTGGACCTGAGCTACCCGCCAGCTCGTTTCGACCTGCGCAAGGAGCACGCCCGGCTGCTCGCCGGGGACGGACTGAAAGTGAACGGTGGATGAACAAAGACTGACCTGTGGGTGTACAGGGGTGGGCCGCGAGCAGACGCGATTCGCTGTTACCTAGCATTCCCTGCAGAGCGCGCGGGCGTTTCCCGTGGCCAGCCCCTGTTCCCCACCGTCTCCGACGAGGTCTGCGCTGTGAAGTTCTCCTTCCGCCCGGTCGAGGGCGCCTTCTATGAACTGTTCACCAAGGCCGCGCAGAACCTCGTGCGGGGCACCGAGCTGCTCAACGAACTCGCCCTGCCCGGAGTCGACGTCCAGTCGGTCAGTGAGCGGCTCACCGAGGTCGAGCATGACAGCGACCAGATCACCCACGACCTCTACAAGAAGATCAACTCGGCGTTCATCACCCCGTTCGACCGGGAGGACATCTACCGGCTGGGCAGCCAGCTCGACGACGTGATGGACCACCTGGAGGCGGTCGGCAACCTGCTCTACCTCTACGGGCTGACCCAGCTGCCGTCGCTGCCCCGGGAGATGCACGAGCTGATCGCGGTGCTCGACCAGCAGGCCCGGGTGACCGCCGACGCGATGCCCCGGCTGCGGGCGATGAAGGACCTCGACGACTACTGGATCGAGTGCAACCGGCTGGAGAACGAGGGCGACCGGTCGTACCGGATGCTGCTGGTCCGCCTCTTCTCCGGCGAGTACGACGCGCTCACCGTGCTGAAGATGAAGGAGGTCGCCGACGAGCTGGAGGCCGCCTGCGACGCCTTCGAGCACGTGGCCAACACAGTCGAGACCATCGCGGTCAAGGAGTCCTGAGCCGGGTGAGCGCCGAACTCATCGCCGTCCTCGCGGTGATCACCGTTGCCATGGTCTTCGACTACACCAACGGGTTCCACGACGCGGCAAACGCCATCGCCACCAGCATCTCCACCCGGGCACTCACCCCACGGGTCGCCCTGATCATGGCCGCGGTCGGCAACTTCATCGGCGCCCACTTCGGCGCCGAGGTGGCCAAGACCGTCGGCAGCGGCCTGGTCGAGCTGCCGGCCGGCGTCTCCAGCCTCGGAATCGTCTTCGCCGGCGTGGTCGGCGCGATCACCTGGAACCTGATCACCTGGTACTTCGGGCTGCCCTCGTCGTCGTCCCATGCGCTGATCGGCGGCCTGGTCGGCGCCACCATCGCCGCCTCCGGCACCGTGCTGTGGGGCGGCATCGCCGGCGACGTGGTACTGCCGATGGTGCTCTCCCCGCTGGTCGGCTTCGGCCTCGGCTTCCTGGTCATGCTCGCCGTGCAGTGGATCTTCCGCAACGGGCAGCCCGGCAAGCTGAACCGGGGCTTCCGGATCGCCCAGTCGGTCTCGGCGGCGGCGATGTCGGTCGGGCACGGCATGCAGGACGCCGCGAAGACCATCGGCATCGTGGTGCTGGCGCTGTTCGTCGGCGGGTTCCAGTCGGACGCCGAGACCATCCCGGAATGGGTCTTCTGGACCTCGGCGACCGTGCTGGCGCTGGGCACCTACGCCGGTGGCTGGCGGATCATCCGTACCCTCGGTCGCAAGATCATCGACCTGCGGCCGCCGGAGGGGTTCGCCGCCGAGACCGTCGCCAGCTCGGTGCTCTACTTCAACGCCCTGGTGCTCGGCGCGCCGATCTCCACTACCCACACCATCACCTCGGCCATCATGGGCGTCGGGGTGACCAAGCGGCTGTCCGCCGTACGGTGGAACGTCGCCGGCAACATCGTCGGCGCCTGGATTCTGACCTTCCCCGCCGCCGGCAGCATCGGCGCGGTGATGTACTTCGTCGTCCGCCCGCTGTTCAGCTGACCCGGGTCGTTGGGACCAGGTCGGCGAGCAGCGCCTCGATCCGACGGCGGATCTCGTCGCGGATCGGCCGGACCGCCTCGACGCCCTTACCGGCCGGGTCGGGCAACTGCCAGTCCTCGTACCGCTTGCCGGGGAAGACCGGGCAGGCGTCGCCGCAGCCCATCGTGACGATAACGTCGGAGGACTCGGCGGTGGACCACTCCAGCCGCTTCGGGGTCTGGTCGGTGATGTCGATGCCGACCTCACGCATCGCCTCGACCGCCGCCGGGTTGACCGTCTCGGCCGGCGCGGAGCCGGCCGAGCGGACCTCGACCGCGTCGCCGCCGAGGTGACGCAGCCAGCCGGCGGCCATCTGGGACCGGCCCGCATTGTGTACGCAGACGAACAGCACACTGGGCTTGCTCACGGTGTCTCCTTCGAGGGGTGTGGGGCAACGGGTCAGCGTCGGGTGGTCGCCAGAGCGGGATCTGTCGGCTGGGCGGGCTCGGCCGGCACCACGACCTGGTCGGCGGCGTGCCCCACCCCCGGGTAGAGCGCCAGCAGCAGGGCGACTCCGATGGCGAGCCCGACGACCTGGGCGACCAGGAACGCCGGGATCGAGGCGGGCTGGATGCCGGCGAAGGTGTCGGTGAAGCCCCGGCCGATCGTCACCGCCGGGTTGGCGAACGACGTCGACGAGGTGAACCAGTAGGCGGCACCGATGTAGGCACCGACCGCAGCCGGTGCTGCGCCGGCCCGGCCCGACCGGGCCAGCGCGAAGACCAGCAGGACCAGGCCGGCGGTGGCGACCACCTCGCCGAGCCACAGGTTGCCCGCCGACCGCTCCTTGGTGGACCAGGTCACCGCCGGCAGGGCGAACATCAGGTTGGCCAGGATCGCCCCGGCGATGCCGCCGGTCACCTGCGCGGCGACGTAGCCGGTCAGATCCGGCAGGGTCAGACCGGTGCGGCTGCGTCGTCCGAGGAACCAGTCGGCGGTCGAGACGACCGGGTTGAAGTGCCCGCCGGAGACCGGCCCGAAGATCAGGATCAGCGCGCCGAGCGCGAAGGCGGTGGCGATCGAGTTCTGCAGCAGCTGCAGCCCGACGTCGTCCGGCGACAACGTCTGGGCCATCACCCCGGAACCGACCACCGAGGTGACCAGCAGGGCGGTGCCGGCGAACTCGGCCAGCAGCCGTCGCCAGAGTGCGATCGGGTTCACGCGTTCTCCACTTTCTGTAGGTCGTCCAGCAGCCGGCGGACCCGGCGCTCGATCTCGTCGCGGATCGGCCGTACGCCGTCGACGTCCTGCCCGGCCGGGTCGTCCAGCTCCCAGTTCTCGTACCGGGTGCCGGGGAAGACCGGGCAGGCGTCACCGCAGCCCATGGTGACCACCACGTCGGCGGCGCGGACCACCTCGTCGGTCCACGGCTTCGGGTACTCGCCGGAGATGTCGATGCCGCGTTCGGCCATCGCCGCGATCGCCGCCCGGTTGACCTCGTGGCCCGGCTCGCTGCCGCCGGACCAGGCGACCACCGTGTCCCCGGCCAGGTGGGTGAGGAACCCGAGCGCCATCTGGCTGCGGCCGGCGTTGTGGGTGCACAGGAAGAGCACCACCGGGCGGCCGTCGGAGTGCAGGCCCTCGACCCGGGCCAGGGCCTGCAGCCGTTGCCGGGCGAACCGCTCGGCGAGCAGCGGCAGATAGTTGGGGATGGTGCTGCCGGTGGCGAACTGGTCGTAGCTGGACGCCAGGAACCGTTCGATCGTCTCGGTGTTGTAGGTGCCGTCGAACTCCCGGGCCAGCCGGGTCGCTGCGGTACGCAGCGCCACCTGCTGGTCGATGGACAGGTCGGGGCGGACGGCATCGGTGACGTCAGACATGGTGGGCTCCGGTGGACGTGGGGGCGGTGGCCCGGCTGGTGATGGCGGGTGCCAGCCGGTGGACCCGGCCGGCGAGGTCGGCGTACGCGGCTTCGAAGGCGGCGTCGGTGTCCACCCGGACCGGGTCCGGCACCGACCAGTGCAGGTCGGGCGCGCCGGCCCCGGTGAGCTCCTCGTGGGCGTTGTCGCAGACGGCGACGACCAGGTCGCCGTCGCCGATGACGGCCGACACGTGTGCGGTGCGGGCCGGGTCGAGGTCGAGCTCGAGCCGGCGGGCCAGCGCCACCGCCCGGGGGTGCACCCGGGTCGCCGGTCGGGTGCCGGCCGAGGCGGCCGGGGTCGGGCCGGTGCGCTGCCAGAGTGCTGCGGCGAGCTGGGAACGGGCCGAGTTGTGGGTGCAGACGAAGACCACCCGGTCGACGCCGGCCAGCGGCGGTGGGGCCAGCCCGGCGAGGACGTCCGGCACCAGTTGCAGGTAGCTGCGGCGGCGGTCGCCCTCGGACCGGGCGCGGCGCAGCAGGCCTGCTTCCTGCAGGACCTTGACGTGGTGGGCGACCAGGTTGCTCGGCAGCCCGAGCCGTCGGCCCAGCTCGCCGGGGGCGGCGTCGCCGAGGTGCAGCAGGTCGACCATGGCCAGCCGGGCCGGGTCGCCGAGCGCGGCGTGCACCCGGGCGCGCCGCTCCAACTGCCCGGCGTGCACCCGGGCGCGCCGCTCCAGCGGGCGGGCGGGTGGCGGCCGGTCATCGGCACGGTGACTTGCCTCAGCGTTCATTGACTCAATGATTGCTGAGGTATTCGGCGGAGTCAAGCCGGGCGAGCGTTGTGACCCGGCCGGCAGACCGGATCAGCCAACTACCGACCGGAATCAGTCGTAGCTGACGCCGATCTGGCCACGGATCGTGTCCAGCAGCTCCATGACCTCGAGGGACACCGCGTGCGGCACCAGCGGACTCTCCCGCAGACCGGCGGCCAGGCAGCGGTGCACCTCGGCCGCCTCGTACTGGTAGCCGTTGCCGGCCGGCTCGACCACCCGCACCACCTCGGGGTCGCCGGTGCCCCGGCGGAGCGTGAACTCGCTCGGGCAGATGAACGGGTCGGGCAGCGAGATCCGGCCGGTGCTACCGGTGATCGTCGCCGTCACCGGGGTAGCCCCGACGATGCCGCAGGTCAACGCGGCCACCGCGCCCGACTCGTAGCCCAGCAGCACGCCGGTGTTCTGGTCCACGCCCTCCGGGGTGAGTTTCGCCCAGGAGCGCACCGAGTCCGGTCGGCCGAGCACCAGATGCGCCAGGCTCACCGGGTAGATGCCCAGGTCGAGCAGGGCGCCGCCGCCGAGCGCGCGGTCGCGCATCCGGCTCTCCGGCGCGAACGGCCCGGCCAGGCCGAAGTCGGCGTGCACCGAGACGACCTCACCGATCGCGCCGTCGTCGATTAGCTCGCACACCCGGCGTACGGTCGGGTTGCACCGCATCCACATGGCCTCCATCAGGAAAACGTCCCGGGCCCGGGCGGTCTCCACCAGCTCGGTGCTGCTGGCCAGGTCGAGGGTGAACGGCTTCTCGCACAGCACCGCCCGGCCGGCAGCCAGGCAGGTCATGGTCGCGGCGTAGTGCGCCGAGTGCGGCGTCGCCACGTAGACGACGTCGACGTCACCGTCCGCGGCGAGCTCGTCCCAGGATCCGTACGCCCGGGCAATGCCGTAGCGGTCGGCGAACGCCTGCGCGCTGGCCACCGAGCGGGAACCGACTGCCAGCACCTCGGCGTCGGGCAGCAACTGCAGGTCTTCGACGAAGCGGGCGGCGATGCCGCCGGTGGCGAGGATTCCCCAACGAGTCATGCCAGGCACGCTAGCCAGCGAGTCCGTGCGCGGCGACGGCGGGGCGTGCTGGCCGGTCTGCCGGGCGACGACCTACGCTCGGCGCGTGCCCACCGACGACGATGTCACGGCTTTCGCCGCGCCACCCGATCCGATGCTGTTCGCCGTACCCGAGGCGATGGTCGAGCAGGCCAGCCGGTTCTACGCGGCCGGCCGGGAACCGGTACGACCGCGGGTCGCCGCGACCGTGCTGCTGCTGCGCCCGACAACGGATCCGGGGCCGACGGGGGCGCCCGGCGGCCCCGGGTTCGAGGTCTACCTGATCCGGCGGGTGGCGGCTGTCGCCTTCGGCGGGGTGTACGCGTTCCCCGGCGGCGGGGTGGATCCCTCCGACGCCGCAGGCGAGCTGGACTGGGCCGGGCCGGACCCGGAGCACTGGGCGGCGCGGCTGGGGTGTCCACCGGACCAGGCGCAGGCGGTGGTCTGCGCCGCCGCCCGGGAGGTGTTCGAGGAGTCCGGGGTGCTGCTGGCCGGCCCGGACGAGACCACTGTGGTCGACGCGGTGGACGGTCCGGAGTGGGAGGTCGACCGGCAGGCCCTGCTCGCCCGGACGTTGAGCTTCGCGGAGCTGCTGCGCCGTCGGCGGCTGACCCTGCGGTCGGACCTGCTGGCCGCGTGGAGCAGGTGGATCACCCCGGACTTCGAGCCACGCCGGTTCGACGCCCACTTCTTCGTGGCCCGGCTGCCGGTCGGGCAGGCGACCCGGGACGTGTCCGGTGAGGCGGATGAGACGCTGTGGGTCCGGCCGAGGCTCGCCCTGGACCGGGCGGAGACCGGCGACTGGCAGCTGCTGCCACCCACCCGGGTGACGCTCGACGAGGTCGCCGGCTGCGCCGACCCGGGTGCCGTCTTCGCGGCCGCCGCCAGCCGGGATCCGGCCGTACCGGTCACCCCTCAGCTGTACGTCGATCCGGACGGGACGGTCAGTTTCGCGGTTGTCAAGCCCTGATCCGGATAGATGATCTTGCGTTACCAAGCGGTGATACTTTGGCGCGCACGAACGCGACTGGGTGCCGGGCGGTCCTCGCCCGCCACCGCTACCGGACGGGACAGATGGCTCCACGACCAGGGACCTCAGCCGCGCGGGGTGCGCCGACGGACGCCGACGACCTCGTGCATCTTGCCGTGCCCGCCGAGTACGTCTCGCACATCGCCCGGCTGATCGAGGAGCTCGACCGGCGACCCAGGCCGATCCCGAAGCCAGCCCGGCGGGCCCGGTCCACCGCCCGCGCCGCCAAGGAGTGGCCGGTCGAGGAGTTGCGCCGGTTCGCCCAGGGTCGGTCCCGGACGCACCAGACCGTGTTCGCGATCCTCGACCTGCTCGCCGAGCACCCCGGCGAGACCATGTCGGTCGGTGACCTCGCGGCGCGGCTCGGCAGCCCGGTCGACAAGGTGATCGGCGCGCTCGGTGGGCTGACCAGGATCGTCAAGGCGTACCACGACTATCCGAAGTGGGGGCTGCCGTTGCAGCGGATGGCCCGGACCGGTACCGGCAGGTCCAACGCGGTCGGCTACCAGCTTCCCGCCGAGCAGGCCCGCCGCTGGCGGCTGGTGCGGCGCGGTCGGCCTGGGAGCTGATCACCGACGCAGGCCGGTGAAATGCGTCGGCCGAGATGCGACGTCGGTCACAGTCGAGCGTGGGCTTGGCTCGGACGGCGACCATACAACCCCCGTTCACCTTCTGTTCACCATGGTCCGGTCGGCAGTTTAGCCACGGCTCGTACCGTCCTCGGCGTTCGAGACGGTGAACTCGCCCCCGCGACCCCTGGGCGGCGACTCGCCACCCGACCTCAGAGAGGCAACGCACCGTGAATCGTAAGTCCCTCCGGCTGGCCGCCCTGCCGGCCGCCGTCATGCTTACCCTCGGCGTGGCCGCGTGCGGCGACGACGGCGACAACGGCTCGGAGTCTGGCAACGGCTCCGACACCTCGGTCAGCGGGAACCTCGCTGGCGCCGGCGCCTCATCCCAGGGCGCCGCGATGGAGGCGTGGATCGCCGGATTCACCTCCGTCGCTCCGGACGCGACCGTCACCTACGACCCGATCGGCTCCGGCGGTGGCCGCGAGCAGTTCACCAGCGGCGGCACCCAGTTCGGCGGCACCGACGCGTACCTCGACGAGGAAGAGATCGCCGCCGCCCTGGAGACCTGCGGCGAGCAGGGCTTCATCGAGTTCCCCGGCTACATCAGCCCGATCGCCGTGGCGTACAACCTGCCGGGCGTCGAGACGCTGAACCTGTCGCCGTCGGTGATGGCCCGGATCTTCGACGTCAAGATCACCAACTGGAACGACCCGGCGATCGCCGAGCTCAACCCGGACGCCGCGCTGCCCGACCTGGCGATCACCACGGTGCACCGCTCGGACGAGTCGGGCACCACCGAGAACTTCGTCGACTACCTGGCCAAGGCCGCGCCGGCCGACTGGCCGTACGAGGTTGACGGCAACTGGCCCGCAGCGGGCGGCGAGGCCGCCCCGCAGAACCAGGGCGTCGCCGCCGCGCTGCGCGGTGGCGAGGGCACCATCGGCTACATTGACGCCTCTCTCGCCGGCGATCTCGGCGTCGCCGCGGTCCAGGTGGGCGAGGACTTCGTCGAGTACTCGGCCGAGGCGGCCGCCGCCGTCGTCGACGCCGCCGAGACCGTTCCTGGTCGTCCGGAGTTCAGCTTCGCCATCGACCTGCCCCGGGACACCGCCGAGGCCGGCGTCTACCCGATCGTGCTGGTTTCCTACCAGCTGGCCTGCGTCACCTACGACAGCCAGGAGACGGTTGACCTGGTGAAGGCCTTCTACTCGTACGTGATCAGCGAGGAAGGCCAGCAGGCCGCCGCCGAGAACGCCGGCTCCGCGCCGATCTCCGACGAGCTGCGCAGCCAGGCGCAGTCCGCGCTGGACGCGATCACTGTCGCCGGCTGAGTCGAGCACCACGTCCAGCCCCTGCGACCCAGGTCCGGACGGTCACCCGGTGGCCGTCCGGACCTGCGGCGTATCCCGTACCGCCCGTCACGACACGGCCTGAGGAGGCGTAATCCGTGACAAAGCCCGCCACCGCGCAGAGCGGTACCCCATCGAGTGATCCGCCGCCCGGCGGCGACTCGCCGCGCGGCACGTCAACGGGCGAGCCGCCGGACGCGGAGACGCGTCGCCGGGGCCGGTCCGGCAAGCGGATCGGTGACCAGATCTTCTCCGGCACCGCCGTCGGCGCCGGTGTGCTCATCCTGGTCACCCTCGCCGCGGTCGCGGCCTTCCTGCTCTACGAGGGCCTCCCCGCCCTGGTCGCCGACCCCGAGGAGCTGCCCGGCGGCGAAGGATTCATCGCGTACGTCACCCCGCTGCTGTTCGGCACGGTCCTCGCCGCGGTGATCGCGCTGGTGGTCGCCACCCCGCTGGCGATCGGCATCGCGCTGTTCATCTCGCACTACGCGCCGCGCAGGATCGCCGCCGGTCTGGGCTACCTGGTCGACCTGCTGGCCGCCGTGCCCAGCGTCGTGTACGGACTGTGGGGCATCTTCTTCCTCGCCCCGAACATCGTCCCGGTCTACCGCTGGCTGGAGGAGCACCTCGGCTTCATCCCGTTCTTCGCCGGCCCTGCCTCAGCCACCGGCCGGACCATGCTGACCGCCGGTCTGGTGCTGGCGGTGATGATCCTGCCGATCATGACCGCGGTGAACCGGGAGGTCTTCCTGCAGACCCCCCGGCTGCAGGAGGAAGCCTCCCTGGCGCTCGGCGCCACCCGCTGGGAGATGATCCGGATGACCGTGCTGCCGTTCGGCCGGTCCGGGATCATCAGCGGCAGCATGCTCGGGCTGGGCCGGGCGCTCGGTGAGACGCTGGCCGTCGCGATGGTGCTCTCCGCCTCCGACGTGATCACCATCAACCTGATCGACTCGGTCAACAGCAGCACCATCGCCGCCAACATCGCGTTGGACTTCCCCGAGTCCAGCGGGCTCGCGGTGAACGCGCTGATCGCCACCGGCCTGGTGCTGTTCGCGCTGACCTTCGTCGTCAACTTCGCCGCCCGGGCCGTCGTCGCCCGTCGGCGCGACTTCTCGGGAGCGAACGCATGACCACCATCACCCCGCCCCGGGTACCCGTCACCAGCACGCTGACCAGCGGCGTACTGCCGAAGTGGGCACCGTGGGCGGTGGTCAGCGGCAGCCTGTCGGTAGGCCTGGTCGGCGGCCTCAGCCTCGGGCTGGCCATCCCGCTCTCGTTGGCCATCGGTGTACTGCTCGTCATGGTGGCCCTGCCGGCGGTCTCCTGGCAGGTCGAAGGCGGCCGCCGGGCCAAGGACCGGTTCGTCACCGTACTGGTCAGCCTCGCCTTCGCCCTCGCGATGCTGCCGCTGCTGTCGTTGATGATCACCGTCACCCAGAACGGCATCCACCGGTT
Proteins encoded:
- the pstC gene encoding phosphate ABC transporter permease subunit PstC, whose protein sequence is MTKPATAQSGTPSSDPPPGGDSPRGTSTGEPPDAETRRRGRSGKRIGDQIFSGTAVGAGVLILVTLAAVAAFLLYEGLPALVADPEELPGGEGFIAYVTPLLFGTVLAAVIALVVATPLAIGIALFISHYAPRRIAAGLGYLVDLLAAVPSVVYGLWGIFFLAPNIVPVYRWLEEHLGFIPFFAGPASATGRTMLTAGLVLAVMILPIMTAVNREVFLQTPRLQEEASLALGATRWEMIRMTVLPFGRSGIISGSMLGLGRALGETLAVAMVLSASDVITINLIDSVNSSTIAANIALDFPESSGLAVNALIATGLVLFALTFVVNFAARAVVARRRDFSGANA
- a CDS encoding aquaporin, with product MNPIALWRRLLAEFAGTALLVTSVVGSGVMAQTLSPDDVGLQLLQNSIATAFALGALILIFGPVSGGHFNPVVSTADWFLGRRSRTGLTLPDLTGYVAAQVTGGIAGAILANLMFALPAVTWSTKERSAGNLWLGEVVATAGLVLLVFALARSGRAGAAPAAVGAYIGAAYWFTSSTSFANPAVTIGRGFTDTFAGIQPASIPAFLVAQVVGLAIGVALLLALYPGVGHAADQVVVPAEPAQPTDPALATTRR
- a CDS encoding PPK2 family polyphosphate kinase, whose translation is MTADLYEPPVRELLRVGAGRPLDLSAIDPRSTPGLPALSVTGPDRKSWARAEVRRIGDELAEQQEMLHAQAVAGDAAGRRVLLVLQAMDCGGKGGAVKRVAGAMNPLGLRIRAFGPPTEEELAHHFLWRIRRALPDAGQVGVFDRSHYEDVLVVRVESLVPEETWRARYDEINEFEAGLVDEGFVLIKVFLHISYAEQRERLLSRLTDPTKHWKYHPGDVDARSKWPDYQAAYTEALSRCATDAAPWFVVPADRKWYRDWALAHLLREHFADLDLSYPPARFDLRKEHARLLAGDGLKVNGG
- a CDS encoding helix-turn-helix domain-containing protein; this translates as MNAEASHRADDRPPPARPLERRARVHAGQLERRARVHAALGDPARLAMVDLLHLGDAAPGELGRRLGLPSNLVAHHVKVLQEAGLLRRARSEGDRRRSYLQLVPDVLAGLAPPPLAGVDRVVFVCTHNSARSQLAAALWQRTGPTPAASAGTRPATRVHPRAVALARRLELDLDPARTAHVSAVIGDGDLVVAVCDNAHEELTGAGAPDLHWSVPDPVRVDTDAAFEAAYADLAGRVHRLAPAITSRATAPTSTGAHHV
- a CDS encoding NUDIX hydrolase, which gives rise to MVEQASRFYAAGREPVRPRVAATVLLLRPTTDPGPTGAPGGPGFEVYLIRRVAAVAFGGVYAFPGGGVDPSDAAGELDWAGPDPEHWAARLGCPPDQAQAVVCAAAREVFEESGVLLAGPDETTVVDAVDGPEWEVDRQALLARTLSFAELLRRRRLTLRSDLLAAWSRWITPDFEPRRFDAHFFVARLPVGQATRDVSGEADETLWVRPRLALDRAETGDWQLLPPTRVTLDEVAGCADPGAVFAAAASRDPAVPVTPQLYVDPDGTVSFAVVKP
- a CDS encoding DUF402 domain-containing protein produces the protein MSSDVVRVVYRKYDGSAHRDYPARRLTEDEVGVWLGVPRGTESIYHGRPSVEQIPFVLLVPREQWWTCMFNPPPRTSEVYCDIASPARWEDESTVHLIDLDLDVVRRRATGLVELRDEDEFAEHRVRYGYPEDVVESAWAAARWLQDALGDGTEPFASAYRKWLALVC
- a CDS encoding DUF47 family protein codes for the protein MKFSFRPVEGAFYELFTKAAQNLVRGTELLNELALPGVDVQSVSERLTEVEHDSDQITHDLYKKINSAFITPFDREDIYRLGSQLDDVMDHLEAVGNLLYLYGLTQLPSLPREMHELIAVLDQQARVTADAMPRLRAMKDLDDYWIECNRLENEGDRSYRMLLVRLFSGEYDALTVLKMKEVADELEAACDAFEHVANTVETIAVKES
- the pstS gene encoding phosphate ABC transporter substrate-binding protein PstS produces the protein MNRKSLRLAALPAAVMLTLGVAACGDDGDNGSESGNGSDTSVSGNLAGAGASSQGAAMEAWIAGFTSVAPDATVTYDPIGSGGGREQFTSGGTQFGGTDAYLDEEEIAAALETCGEQGFIEFPGYISPIAVAYNLPGVETLNLSPSVMARIFDVKITNWNDPAIAELNPDAALPDLAITTVHRSDESGTTENFVDYLAKAAPADWPYEVDGNWPAAGGEAAPQNQGVAAALRGGEGTIGYIDASLAGDLGVAAVQVGEDFVEYSAEAAAAVVDAAETVPGRPEFSFAIDLPRDTAEAGVYPIVLVSYQLACVTYDSQETVDLVKAFYSYVISEEGQQAAAENAGSAPISDELRSQAQSALDAITVAG
- a CDS encoding Gfo/Idh/MocA family oxidoreductase, with the translated sequence MTRWGILATGGIAARFVEDLQLLPDAEVLAVGSRSVASAQAFADRYGIARAYGSWDELAADGDVDVVYVATPHSAHYAATMTCLAAGRAVLCEKPFTLDLASSTELVETARARDVFLMEAMWMRCNPTVRRVCELIDDGAIGEVVSVHADFGLAGPFAPESRMRDRALGGGALLDLGIYPVSLAHLVLGRPDSVRSWAKLTPEGVDQNTGVLLGYESGAVAALTCGIVGATPVTATITGSTGRISLPDPFICPSEFTLRRGTGDPEVVRVVEPAGNGYQYEAAEVHRCLAAGLRESPLVPHAVSLEVMELLDTIRGQIGVSYD
- a CDS encoding arsenate reductase ArsC; protein product: MSDVTDAVRPDLSIDQQVALRTAATRLAREFDGTYNTETIERFLASSYDQFATGSTIPNYLPLLAERFARQRLQALARVEGLHSDGRPVVLFLCTHNAGRSQMALGFLTHLAGDTVVAWSGGSEPGHEVNRAAIAAMAERGIDISGEYPKPWTDEVVRAADVVVTMGCGDACPVFPGTRYENWELDDPAGQDVDGVRPIRDEIERRVRRLLDDLQKVENA
- a CDS encoding arsenate reductase ArsC; this encodes MAAGWLRHLGGDAVEVRSAGSAPAETVNPAAVEAMREVGIDITDQTPKRLEWSTAESSDVIVTMGCGDACPVFPGKRYEDWQLPDPAGKGVEAVRPIRDEIRRRIEALLADLVPTTRVS
- a CDS encoding inorganic phosphate transporter → MSAELIAVLAVITVAMVFDYTNGFHDAANAIATSISTRALTPRVALIMAAVGNFIGAHFGAEVAKTVGSGLVELPAGVSSLGIVFAGVVGAITWNLITWYFGLPSSSSHALIGGLVGATIAASGTVLWGGIAGDVVLPMVLSPLVGFGLGFLVMLAVQWIFRNGQPGKLNRGFRIAQSVSAAAMSVGHGMQDAAKTIGIVVLALFVGGFQSDAETIPEWVFWTSATVLALGTYAGGWRIIRTLGRKIIDLRPPEGFAAETVASSVLYFNALVLGAPISTTHTITSAIMGVGVTKRLSAVRWNVAGNIVGAWILTFPAAGSIGAVMYFVVRPLFS